The DNA window GCACGCTTGCCAATATTGGCCGTGCTAATGGTTTACCGATTGATAAGTTTTTCCAGTTTAAAAGACAAGGCGATAAAGTTTGGCTAACCAGCAATATGGGCGTGTGGCTACTAAGTTATCAACAAGTGGTTGCGATTGCAGATGGCAAAGCAAAGCACCTTGATTATCAACATTTTGATGTCACTGACGGTATGGGCAGCACTCAAGCCAACGGGGGATCAAATCCTGCTTCAGCAGTGAGCGGGGAGGGTTTTTATGTTGCGACAGCCAATGGGCTCAGTTTTATTTCTCTGCATGCTCTAGAACAATCGATGTCGGTTAAAACCTTGCCTGTCGTGATTGAAAATGTGGCAGCCGATGGGCAGATTTTTAACCCTGATGTGCAACATACCATCGCGGCTGGCACCAACAGGATGAGTTTTTCCTACATTGGTTTATCGTTTGTGAGCGCCAGCTCCCTTGAATATCAAACCAAACTGGTCGGTTTTGAAAAGCAGTGGACACATCGTGGCCGTGATACCTATACCGAATACACCAATTTGCCGCCGGGGCATTATGAGTTTATGGTGCGCGCTCGCTATCCTTATCAAGAGTGGAATAACGAAACAGCCGTTTACGCTTTCGATATTGAGCCGCTTCTTTGGCAGCGTACCAGTGTGAAAATTGGCTTGGGTCTGCTACTCATCCTTGCTGTTTATAGCCTGATGCGTTGGCGTGTGAATCAGCTAAAACGCAGCGAAGAGAACCTCATCCATTTGGTTGAAGAAAAAACAGCGGAATTGCGTGAGCAAGCGGAACGGTTTAAAAAGCTATCTAACGAGGATGCCTTAACCGGACTTTATAACCGCCGCGCCTTTAACATCCAGATTGAAAAACGCTTTAAGCATGCCAAAAGTGTCCATCAATCCATTTTCCTTGCCATCATTGATATCGACCATTTTAAAGCAATTAACGATACCTATAACCATTTGCGTGGTGACCAAGTGTTAGCGCGGGTGGCAAGTTTATTATCTGAATACGCACAATCACCTGAGTTGGTCGCTCGCTGGGGCGGCGAAGAGTTTACCGTCTTATTTAAAGGAAATGAGCAAGAAGCAGCCGTGTTTTTCGAACAGCTTCGCGGTAAAGTCGCCAGAGCAGATTTTTCTGATGTCTGCGTTGGCTTAGGCGTCACGGTCAGTATTGGGGTTGCTAGTAGTGATGATGTAAACCACTATTCTTCGCTGGTCATTTTGGCCGATGAGGCGTTACTAAAAGCCAAATGTGATAGACGTAATCAAGTGATATTTCATCAGACACACCTCCAAGCGGTGGTGTCTGAAGGAGAGACAGTAGGCTAACCCGCGGTTAGCCTCGCCTCTCTTATTGCGTTTTAGACTCGTTTCCCTTATCACTCTGCTCTGACTGACGTGCTTGGGTGATTTTTTGAAATCCCCAGCCAAGCCCGACCAATACTGTGCCAAGTAACAGGTAGGAGATGGCTCGAAATAACGGAGATTATAGCCGTTGTTGACCAATTTTATCGGCCGCCAAAATAGCTTCAATAAACCGCTCTTTACTTGGGGTGCCAGGGCAAGACTGCCATTCAATTACTGACGCGGCTTTGTCTGCAACGATAGGTAGGTCGGCTGCGGTCATGCCGATTTCTGCCATGGTGATCGGTAATCCTAGCGCTTTATTGAAAGCGAGGATGCGATCAAATTCTGCGTCATTATTGTCGTATTTGAGTAGGCAAAGCACACCAAAGGCAACGATCTCACCGTGTAAATGGGATTCACACGCTGGGAGTAATGAGCTTCCGTAGTAAACGCAGTGCGCCAGTGAACTGTTGTAGTAATACTGATCTTTGGGCGCAATATCTTCGCTGATGTGAACTGCACAGTTAGAGACGATGCCCGTTAGCATCACTATGGTTAAGACCACTTCTTCAAGCTCGGCAGACACTCGGTTGTGTCGGCAATCTTCCAGTGCTTTTTGTCCGTGTTTGAGTAGCGGGTCGGTACAGGTTTTGGCAATGCCCAAACCCAGCGCTGGTAGGTGAGTTAGGGTTTTGTCACGACAGCAATATTCCACTTCGTACTCTTTACTGAGTGCATCGCCAATCCCCGCCCAGAACATGGCTTCGGGAGATTCTGCAATGACTTGCGTGTTGATAAAGGTATGGACTGGTGGGTGACTTTGGTAGAAGTATTCTGCAAACGAACCATCTTGGTGGTACATCACGCTAAGTGACGTGCATGCTGCGCAGTTAGAAGCCAAGGTTGGGAAGGTGAAGACCGGTTTACCGGTTAATGCACCTAATGTTTTGACAGTGTCACAAGCGCGACCGCCACCGACCGCAAACAGCATTTGTGCTTCTTGAACCTTAGGGTGGTCTTGTAGCTGGTGGACGCTCTCCATGGTGGCATCGCCGCCGTACCAGAGAAAATCAAGTAACACGGTGTCTGAGTTTTCAATGGCATTAAGTAGTGCTGGTTTGGCTTTCTCCATGGCCGTTTTGCCGCCGATCACCACGGCTTTGTGGCCGTAAGGGGCTGTCATGGCGCTGACTTTTTGATAGGCATCTTCACCGACGGTGTAATTAGGCAGATAGATGGTTTGATTTGACATGAAATGATCCTTTTCCCGTTCTTTTCTTCTAATTTCTTCACTACGTTCCTTTTTCACAAACGGCGTGCAGCTCTTCATGAGCGATGAAAGTAGCGGAGTGTCCCTGTTTGTCATTTTGCATTGTGGGCTGCTTTGACACTACCTTGTTCTTATGCAAATGAAAAGAGTGACAGAGTTAAATATCGCTTTAACTATATGATTATTATTGCTATTGTGTTTAATGTCGTTTAGATGGTTAGCTAAGTAAAACGGGGAATTAGTAGCGAGAAAATCTGAGAAATGAGCAAATACCGTTTAAATACGCATAAAGTTTAATATTCAGAAAAGATTGTCATTTTTGTCATGTGAACAGAAAAGAGGGGGGAAACTATCACACCTCCCTCATCTGAAATATCGTTTGTTTGGCTTGGGAAACTTTCCAGCTTTCGTTAACAGACTGCTTCAGTTACCAGCCTGCTTTAGTTACCATCCTGCTTTAGTTACGATCCAGTGCGTCTCGAATACCTTCCGCTATCTCTGGAATCTGCTTTTTCAGGGTATTGAGATCACCTCCAGAATCTGCTTGAAAGGTATGCTGTATCAGCGTTAAGGCTGCGCAGGTCTCTTTAAGGCGTTTATCAAGGTCATTACAGCTATGGTAGTTAGCAAGAATGTTGGCATAAGTTGGGTCTAAGCCTTTCGGATCGCTCATGAATCGATCTCCTGTATAAAATGGCAGCGATAACCTATGTATAGCTGGTTTATTGCTAAATAGTTATTATTTTTTATATGAATAACTTCGATTTAATTATTTTATTTATCGATGGATAGATATTTATTAAGTAATAACCAGAGTGGGTGAATTGCGCCAACTATACTTAGGATCTGTCTTGTTGGTCAGTGGCAAAAAATAATGGAAACTGTGCTGAAATTTTTTACGGTTCATCAAGAATATCTGTTGTTAATATTGGAAAAAGTGGCCATGTCTTTGGCTATTGTGATTGTTGTCGCGTTGTGCTCTCGCCTTATTAAACGAGGCGTGTATCGTGGGATGCTAAAGATCAGTAATAACGATGAGATTGTCGCCCGCTTGATTGCCAACGTGATGGCCTACTCGCTGTATGTGTTTGCTATCGTGATGGTTTTGAGTGTGTTTGGTATCAACACCTCAAGTTTGGTTGCTTTACTTGGTGCGGCGGGGATCGCGATTGGTTTAGCACTGAAAGATACCTTAAGTAATATCGCTGCGGGAATTATGCTGCTGTTTTTAAAACCGATGAAAAAAGGTGAGTTTATCGAGTTTGATAAATACTCTGCCACTGTGGTGGATATTGGCCTATTTACCTCAATATTTGAAACGGCGGATGGGGTGTATATTTCTAGCCCAAACAGTAATATTTGGGGTTCGACCATCAAGAACTTTAATCGTAATGCCAAACGTCGTTTGGATGTCACGATTCGTATTGCTTATAAAGATTCGATAGCCGATGGTTTTACGCTACTCAATGATATAGCAGATAACACGCAGTATATATTGGCAGAGCCTGAACGACAGCTTCTTGTTCACGCATTGGCGGATAATTCAGTCAATCTGCAGCTACGAGTGTGGTGTCCATCAGAGAAGTACTGGGATGTGTATTGGGATATCCAAAAGCGTATTAAACCTAAACAGGACGAAATGGGACTCACCATTCCGTTCCCACAACAGGACATCTACATCAAACGATAATCACGTTTATTTGTCGGCTGCGCGTTTTTCTTTTTTCAGTAAGTCGACCAAATGATCCATTAAGGCTTGTTTGGCGACTTTCTGATCAGAGCCAAAGTCCATTATTTTGGTCAGAGAACGTGCGTAGTTTTTGGGAGAATGGGGCAGTTGGCAACGTTGATAATAACTGAGGATAAAATCACGCATCTGTACGCCATTATTGCGGTCTAGCATTTCTGAATCGTGGCTGGCAGTAAGTGCCGGTTTATCGGTCAACTGCCAAGAGAGTTTGGTATGTTCTTTTAGCCATTGAGTAAGCAAATCAGCATCAGACATCGGTGGTCTCCAATCAATTGGTTTTCTTGAAGTATAAGCGATAACACCTTGATAGTTTGTATATTCTCTATTTATGACATTTTATTTCTCATTGGATGAGAACTGAGCCCCAATTTCACGCTCTTTGACTATTATGTAAGTAACTGCCGAGGAGGTGCCACCATGAAAGCATTAGTACGAGATATCGTTGTTAAATTGACAGATCAATCCCGCCGCTTTGTTGTGATGGAAGAGTGTTCTGAAGGATACAGATGCTTACCGCTCGACGCTGAAGGGGGGATTATCTACAACAGCCGTGATTACTATTTTGATGATTACGATGTGGTATTTGAATCTCTGATACCGAAGAAAAAATCACATTCATAAGAAAAGGGAGGCGTTGCCTCCCTTTGCTTTTCTATCACTTTTTTTCGATAGCTTTATTGGATAACGCTCGCTGTTGTCTGAGCTAAAGGTGCTCAATTTGCTGGCGTACCTCTGCAAACGGATAGTGTTCGAGTTGGCCAAATCCTTCCATTTTGCTCGCCTTTACTTTGGTTGTGAGCGGCGTTGCGATACCACATAAAAAGCGACTCAGTGCGGCGCTTGAAAGAGGTTGGCTGGTGGCTTGTTGAAATGGCGCTATCCAGCGTTTGATCTTGTCAGGATCCAGTGGGGCAAGCGCTCGCCCACTAAGGTGTGCAACATGACCTTCACACACTGAGCAGTGCTGACAATGCGTGGGCGCGTTATGATCGGCAAAGTAGGTCGCAAGGCGATGGCTTAAGCAGTCGGAGCTTTCGAAAAAAGCGATCATCTCTTTAATACGCTGAATCTCGCCCTGTTCTTTCTTAGCGAACAGCTGGTACAGTTCGTCCACCACTCGCTGTTTATCCGATGGTTTGGTGAGCACTTTGTAGACATCCGTCACTAAGGTGCTTTCAAGATCGATCCAACCCTTCTCATGAAAGTAATCCACTGCTGCGATGACCCGTTGGCGATCCGCGTGGTAACTTTGCCAAAGAGCTTCAAAATCAATGCTGTACCAAGTTTTTGCCATCACAGAACAATCGAAGATGGCTTGTACAAACGTCTGTCGTTCACCTTGGAAAGTCCCCACGATCTCCGCGATAGGACGAATCAGTTTAAAACGATACGTCGCGAAGTAGGTGTATTGGGATTCGATAATTTGGTTAAGTTCCAAATAAACCAGCAAGGTTTTAAGCGGCAATTGGCGGATGTTGGCATCACTAGATAGGCGTGAAATCATCACTTCCCAGTTGCCTTTTGCCGCTAAAATATCGTCCAGTACGTAAGCAATGGCAGATTTGTCCGGTGTGTCGCCGTAGACAAAGTTTTCCAGTACGTTGAGGTTGTCGGTATTGGCAAGAATCACGCAGTTTGACGGTTGACCATCACGACCAGCACGGCCGATTTCTTGAGAGTAGTTCTCTATCGACTTGGGCATATCGTAGTGAATCACTTGACGCACGTCGGCTTTGTCGATCCCCATACCAAAGGCGATGGTTGCCACGATGCAGGTCGATTTACCCTGCATAAATTGCAGTTGAATCGCTTCGCGCAGTTCATGCCCCAGGCCTGCATGGTAAGCCGTCGCGGCGATACCCTGTCGGGTTAAACGTTCAGCTACCTCTTGAGCGGTTTTTTGCAACGTCACATAAATAATGGTGGGTGCTTGCGGTGAACGCTGCATCAGAGAGTGTAATTGGTTGAATTTTTCCTCTTCTCGACACGGCAATACATGCAAATGCAGGTTAGAACGATAGAACCCAGTCACTGTGATATTGCCTGGTGCAATGCCAAATTTACTGCTCATATCGGCAATCACTTGCGGTGTTGCGGTGGCGGTTAGCAGTAAGACTTGAGGAATGTTTAGCTGCTGACGGTAGTGGGGTAGTTTCAGATAATCAGGGCGAAAATTATGGCCCCATTCAGAGATACAGTGCGCTTCGTCCACCACGAGCATTGAGATCGGCACTTGAGAAATGAACTGACGAAAACGTTCGTTTTTCAACCGTTCAACGGAAATCATCAAAATCTTCAGTTCACCACGGCGAGCTTGTTGCATGATCTGTTGCGTGGTGTGGTGATCTTGGGTGGAATCGATGCTCGCAGCGGCAATTCCTTTGCTATGTAAAAACGCCAACTGGTCTTTAATGAGCGCCAATAGCGGCGAGATCACCAAAGTAAGATGGGGGAGATGTAACGCAGGGAGCTGATAACAGAGCGATTTACCCGAACCTGTTGGAAAAATAGCGGCAGCGGATTGGCCTTTAATCACGTTATTGATGACTTCTTCTTGGCCGGGGCGAAGAGAATCAAATCCAAAATACGTTTTCAGTGTTTGCAGCATCAAGACAAGCCCTAACGGAAAAATAACTACGCGAGACCTTACGCTAAAATGCATAGATTTTCCAATGTGAGAAAAACCGTCTAAGTCGTAAATTTTGCTGTTCTTGTTTATAACATTATGTTACAAACGCATTGTTAATAACATAATGTTACTAACTCGATTGCTTATTCCACATAGGATTACGTTATTTTTCGGGAGTCATCATGCTTGAGAACAAGGAAACTGTGTCTCGCTTTAATCAATTTCTAAAGAGAAAAGAGATCGAATTTTCAGTCAAACGATACGCTATCGATGCCTTAGGCGCGATGGCACACGGGCTGTTTGCGTCACTATTGATTGGCACCATCATGAAAACGATTGGTGCGAAATTGGGAATCGATATTCTAGTGACTGTCGGCGGCTATGCAGCAGCAGCGACAGGGCCTGCGATGGCCGTTGCGATCGGTTATGCCTTGAAATCGCCACCTTTGGTGCTTTTCTCTTTGGTTGCGGTTGGTGGTGCTGCGAATGCACTGGGAGGGGCTGGTGGTCCACTCGCCGTGTTGCTAATTACGATCGGTGCAGCTGAAGCGGGGAAAATGATTTCTCGCGAAACAAAAGTCGATATTATCGCCACACCTTTTATTACTATCTTTGTTGGTGCGATCTTGGCTCTTCTGTTAGCGCCTTCGATTGGTAAAGCCGCGAGCTCTGTTGGGCAACTCATCATGTGGGCGACCGAACTACAGCCAATCTTGATGGGCATTGTGGTTTCAGTGATCATCGGTATTGCCTTAACTCTGCCTATCAGTAGTGCGGCGATTTGTGCGGCACTTGGTATTACTGGTCTAGCTGGTGGGGCAGCGTTGGCAGGTTGTTGCGCACAGATGGTCGGTTTTGCTGTAATTAGCTATCGAGAAAATGGCTGGGGTGGCGTCGTCTCTCAAGGCGTTGGCACCTCGATGCTGCAGATGGCGAATATTGTGAAAAATCCGCGTATTTGGATTGCACCTATTGTGGCATCGGCAATCACTGGGCCACTAGCAACCACGTTATTCCAACTGAAAATGAATGGTCCAGCGGTAGCATCTGGCATGGGAACATGCGGTCTAGTTGGTCCAATTGGTGTCTATTCAGGTTGGCTGACTGACATTGCGAACGGGCAAAAAGAGGCCATCACCAGTATGGATTGGATCTCCCTTGGACTCATCTGTGTTGTTCTCCCGGCGGTGATTGCTTTAGCGGTAAATCAGATCTTGAAGAAAATCGGGTGGGTTAAAGTTGGCGATTTAAAACTCGATTAACTCCTCACCAGTGACTAAATTCTCTTAAAGCCAAATAAGTCCAGTTATTCAATATGTTATTGGGTTTATTTGGCTCATTTCCCTCCACTTATCAGTAACGACCTCCTTGTTGTGGTAGCCCGACCTTGCTCAGATACAGAGTATCATTGCGATTAATATGGTTGATATTGTCATCTAATTTGGATAAGGTTGACATTATCAACTAATTATTTGTGTGACAAAATGAACTTTAAGAAATTGGCTATCACTTTGCCCGCTCCGATACTGATCGTATCGCTACTATCCTTATTCATGACCTATATTAACCACGGCTATCATGAAGACTTTTTCCAACTTTGGGGGCATGCTTGGGTATTTTCTATCTTAGTGATTTTACCTATAGCGGGTATTTTGATCATGAACATCGGACGTATCGTTGAGAAGCGCTACGGACATTGGTCTTTATTACAGCAGAAACTGCTGCAATGTGCGGGTATCGCGATCACTCTTGAAGCCATTTTGGCTGCGATCACCACCTTATCGACAATGCACGCCAGCAGCGTTGGTCAATTCTTATCCATCTGGGCGCTTACCCTAGTCAAAGCACTTCCGCTCGGGTACGTGATTGCCATGACGATGGTCTTTTTCGTCAAACCCCGTATTCAGCGTGCATTAGCAGCGTTGTAAAAAAGTGGTTTAAACCACTTATGTACCATCAATTTATAAACAAGATGACTTACAATGAGGTCATCTTTTTTTTGCAACTTTTCTCAACAGTCAGTTTGAAGATAAGAAAATCTCTCGCAATTGAAAGAACTATTTGGTTATAACATCAAGTTATTTGCATAAATAAGAGTCTGATTACACCATTAAAAGAGCAGTAATGAAGCAAGGAAAGTGGTTAGATGAAAACGGTTTATATATTGGGAGCTGGTTTTTCCGCTGAAGCAGGCGCACCAACCCAGAAGAAAATCATCTCAGAGGCATTTCGTTTACAAGCCCAAAGTCATGAGCATTTTCGCGATCAACGTATGTTCATGCTGTTTAAAGAATTTTTGACTACCCAACTGCACATCCATGATAACAACCATAAATTTGTCGACTTAGAGGATGTTTTTACGCCACTTGATCGCTGTTTATCGGAAAACTCACAGTTTCGTGGTATCAGTGTCAAACAGCTTTCTGATGTGCGCAAAGCGGCGTTTTATGTCATTGGTCAAACGATTCAATCGGTGATTCGCGAGGCAAATCCGGCAGCACGCCAGTACATCGATGATTTTGCCGCGTATTTAGTAAAAGCGTGTGAAATTCGCGCTCATAACCAGTACCGCTTTGCCGATCCAGTTAGCGTGATCAGCACGAACTGGGACGCTCTTTTAGATAACGCCTTATATCAAGCGATTCAACAAAACCAGACTGATGGTGTAGTGGATTATTGCTGCTATATTAGTGCTCACGATGATGATGATTCTTCGATTAAACCCGGTTTAGAAGTCCTTGGGCGCGGTGGCTATAACATTAAACTGCTTAAACCCCATGGTTCACTGAACTGGAAACAGTGCCCACGTTGCATGCGTCTGTACGCTAAATTTACTAACGATGATTTAAGTAGTTACTGGGCTAATGCTGAGTCATGCCGTCATTGCGATGAGAACTTCCCAGAAGAACGTGGTAATCACAAACTGTTCGCCAATTTGATCATGCCGACCTTTATTAAGGATTTGAATAATCCGCAATATAAAGTCATTTGGCAAAATGCGGGGATTGAGATAGCAGAGGCGAGTGAACTGGTTTTTATCGGTTATTCTCTGCCTAGTGCCGATTTTGAAATGCGCCAACTGTTGTCACGGATGACACGTAAGAATGCCAAAATACGCGTGGTTGATTTGGCAACCGATGAACAAAGGCGAAATGTGATACAGACCCGTTGGAATCAGTTCTTTGGTGAACGAGAAATTACTTATTATTTTGACGGTGCCACAAAATATATCGAAAAAATGATCCATAATTGTGCTTAGAATGATTCAACATCCATACGCTCATTTTTATTTGTGATGGATGTTGCTGTTCTCATCTCTTTGTTTTTATAACTATCATGTTGGCAAAGATAAGGGGTCATAATGCAAGACAGTCATAATAAATGGTTTTCTTTTGATTGCTATGGTGCAGTTGCTTGGATGAGTGGTATCGCTTACTTATTGTTTTTATTCGATGAAACTATGGATAGTGTCGTGATTACAGCACTTGCTGGGATGTCTCAGATGATCTATTGGCAATTAGTAAAAGGCTTTAATTATTTATTTCCTACGAATAAGTAGTCATTAGTTTCTCTTTTTTATTAAGTTTATAATTTTTATTTATCGAACGATATGTGGTTATTGTCTGCCTGTATTTAGGTATGGTTTTTATTTGCTTAACTTTGTTATAAATAAATTAGTCAATTTTTAAGTTATATTTTGTGATGGACCTTCGCCGAACATTTCTCGCTATATACTAAGTAAAGTCTTGTTTTTAGAACGATTAGGTCTAATATTTCGATGTTTATATTGGTTGTGTTATTAGGATAAGTGGCGGTAGCATAAGCCCATACTTCAGAGGGCTATTCACCTCTCACTTAAAGGAATTTACTATGACTCAAACACGTCAATATTTATACCTATCTCACGGCGGTGGCCCGATGCCTTTATTGGGAGATGAAGGTCACCAAGAAATGGT is part of the Vibrio porteresiae DSM 19223 genome and encodes:
- a CDS encoding iron-containing alcohol dehydrogenase family protein; translation: MSNQTIYLPNYTVGEDAYQKVSAMTAPYGHKAVVIGGKTAMEKAKPALLNAIENSDTVLLDFLWYGGDATMESVHQLQDHPKVQEAQMLFAVGGGRACDTVKTLGALTGKPVFTFPTLASNCAACTSLSVMYHQDGSFAEYFYQSHPPVHTFINTQVIAESPEAMFWAGIGDALSKEYEVEYCCRDKTLTHLPALGLGIAKTCTDPLLKHGQKALEDCRHNRVSAELEEVVLTIVMLTGIVSNCAVHISEDIAPKDQYYYNSSLAHCVYYGSSLLPACESHLHGEIVAFGVLCLLKYDNNDAEFDRILAFNKALGLPITMAEIGMTAADLPIVADKAASVIEWQSCPGTPSKERFIEAILAADKIGQQRL
- a CDS encoding RecQ family ATP-dependent DNA helicase, with amino-acid sequence MMLQTLKTYFGFDSLRPGQEEVINNVIKGQSAAAIFPTGSGKSLCYQLPALHLPHLTLVISPLLALIKDQLAFLHSKGIAAASIDSTQDHHTTQQIMQQARRGELKILMISVERLKNERFRQFISQVPISMLVVDEAHCISEWGHNFRPDYLKLPHYRQQLNIPQVLLLTATATPQVIADMSSKFGIAPGNITVTGFYRSNLHLHVLPCREEEKFNQLHSLMQRSPQAPTIIYVTLQKTAQEVAERLTRQGIAATAYHAGLGHELREAIQLQFMQGKSTCIVATIAFGMGIDKADVRQVIHYDMPKSIENYSQEIGRAGRDGQPSNCVILANTDNLNVLENFVYGDTPDKSAIAYVLDDILAAKGNWEVMISRLSSDANIRQLPLKTLLVYLELNQIIESQYTYFATYRFKLIRPIAEIVGTFQGERQTFVQAIFDCSVMAKTWYSIDFEALWQSYHADRQRVIAAVDYFHEKGWIDLESTLVTDVYKVLTKPSDKQRVVDELYQLFAKKEQGEIQRIKEMIAFFESSDCLSHRLATYFADHNAPTHCQHCSVCEGHVAHLSGRALAPLDPDKIKRWIAPFQQATSQPLSSAALSRFLCGIATPLTTKVKASKMEGFGQLEHYPFAEVRQQIEHL
- a CDS encoding PTS transporter subunit IIC → MLENKETVSRFNQFLKRKEIEFSVKRYAIDALGAMAHGLFASLLIGTIMKTIGAKLGIDILVTVGGYAAAATGPAMAVAIGYALKSPPLVLFSLVAVGGAANALGGAGGPLAVLLITIGAAEAGKMISRETKVDIIATPFITIFVGAILALLLAPSIGKAASSVGQLIMWATELQPILMGIVVSVIIGIALTLPISSAAICAALGITGLAGGAALAGCCAQMVGFAVISYRENGWGGVVSQGVGTSMLQMANIVKNPRIWIAPIVASAITGPLATTLFQLKMNGPAVASGMGTCGLVGPIGVYSGWLTDIANGQKEAITSMDWISLGLICVVLPAVIALAVNQILKKIGWVKVGDLKLD
- a CDS encoding DUF2798 domain-containing protein → MNFKKLAITLPAPILIVSLLSLFMTYINHGYHEDFFQLWGHAWVFSILVILPIAGILIMNIGRIVEKRYGHWSLLQQKLLQCAGIAITLEAILAAITTLSTMHASSVGQFLSIWALTLVKALPLGYVIAMTMVFFVKPRIQRALAAL
- a CDS encoding mechanosensitive ion channel family protein, which translates into the protein MSLAIVIVVALCSRLIKRGVYRGMLKISNNDEIVARLIANVMAYSLYVFAIVMVLSVFGINTSSLVALLGAAGIAIGLALKDTLSNIAAGIMLLFLKPMKKGEFIEFDKYSATVVDIGLFTSIFETADGVYISSPNSNIWGSTIKNFNRNAKRRLDVTIRIAYKDSIADGFTLLNDIADNTQYILAEPERQLLVHALADNSVNLQLRVWCPSEKYWDVYWDIQKRIKPKQDEMGLTIPFPQQDIYIKR